The Tenacibaculum jejuense genome includes a window with the following:
- a CDS encoding YfiT family bacillithiol transferase has product MKDLRYPIGKPNLPKRITQNEINNWIITLEIFPKKLEDLVINLSQKQLDTPYREHGWTIRQVIHHCADSHHNSYTRFKWTLTENAPVIKAYYEDRWADLDDTKHGPIELSIDSLKALHAKWVYFLKTLSNDDLDQYFIHPEGNENVSLRENIGIYAWHCNHHYAHIENLMIKEGWK; this is encoded by the coding sequence TTGAAAGATCTAAGATATCCTATCGGAAAACCTAACTTACCTAAAAGGATTACTCAAAATGAAATTAATAATTGGATTATAACTCTTGAGATTTTTCCTAAAAAATTAGAAGATTTAGTTATTAATTTATCCCAAAAACAATTAGATACGCCTTATAGAGAACATGGTTGGACGATAAGACAAGTTATTCATCATTGTGCTGATAGTCATCATAATTCATATACTCGATTTAAATGGACTTTAACTGAAAACGCTCCAGTTATTAAAGCATATTATGAAGATCGTTGGGCTGATCTTGATGACACAAAACACGGACCAATAGAGTTATCTATTGATAGTTTAAAAGCTTTACATGCTAAATGGGTTTATTTTTTAAAAACATTATCTAACGATGATTTAGATCAATATTTTATTCATCCTGAGGGGAATGAAAACGTTTCTTTACGTGAAAATATAGGTATTTATGCTTGGCATTGTAATCATCATTATGCGCACATAGAAAACCTGATGATTAAAGAAGGCTGGAAATAA
- a CDS encoding tetratricopeptide repeat protein — translation MKTKLLLLSLLLFLSCTSKKNSETFIEKAEGRYFFNADEVIEVYFKNSELFLKWRNSDLKPLKLNDSSFYARELNEKLIFNLAESKISLAEKREHKKEKIVFTKIKKGEKTPSEYLNENNFEMALKGFLAIKNKDSLNPLIQRRTINRKGYDFLRNNEIDKAITTFKINVELYPNHSNPYDSLGDAFAKKQDTVEALKQYKKALSINPENRSSKRNIKRLTKKDE, via the coding sequence ATGAAAACTAAACTTTTATTACTATCTCTTTTATTATTTTTAAGTTGTACTTCTAAAAAAAACAGTGAAACTTTTATTGAAAAAGCTGAAGGGCGATACTTTTTTAATGCTGATGAAGTTATAGAAGTATATTTTAAAAATAGTGAGTTATTTTTAAAATGGCGAAATTCTGATTTAAAACCTCTTAAATTGAATGATAGTTCATTTTATGCTAGAGAATTGAATGAAAAGTTAATATTTAACTTGGCTGAGTCAAAAATTTCTTTGGCAGAAAAAAGAGAGCATAAAAAGGAAAAAATAGTATTTACAAAGATCAAAAAAGGTGAAAAGACACCAAGTGAATACTTAAATGAAAATAACTTTGAAATGGCTTTAAAAGGTTTTTTAGCTATTAAAAATAAAGACAGTTTAAATCCTTTAATACAACGCAGAACGATCAATAGAAAAGGATATGATTTTTTAAGGAACAATGAAATAGATAAAGCTATTACTACTTTTAAAATTAATGTAGAATTGTATCCTAATCATTCTAATCCTTATGATAGTTTAGGAGATGCTTTTGCAAAAAAACAAGATACTGTTGAGGCTCTAAAACAGTACAAGAAAGCCTTAAGTATCAATCCAGAAAATAGAAGCTCGAAAAGAAATATAAAAAGACTAACCAAAAAAGACGAATAA
- the lon gene encoding endopeptidase La, which translates to MSKSKIIHLDNLSLQDMLNEDSELIPLLTPEDEEIINNEEIPSELPILPLRNTVLFPGVVIPITAGRDKSIQLIKDANKGNKTIGVVAQRNSEVEDPTYNDIYHTGVVAQILRVLKMPDGNTTVIIQGKKRFEITEMIQQEPYMKAKVTEAIEERDIDDKKEFDAIIDSIKELSLEVIKENPMLPSEASFAIKNIQSNSFLVNFISSNMDLSVGQKQVLLEKDNLKERALLTLKNLDKELQKLQLRNDIQSKTRSDLDKQQREYYLHQQLKTIQEELGGVSHDQELEEMKAKAKDKKWSKEVGETFDKELNRLRRMNPQMAEYGVQRNYLELLLELPWGIYSEDKFDLKKAQKILDRDHFGLEKVKERIIEHLAVLKLRGDMKSPIICLYGPPGVGKTSLGKSVAEALGRKYIRMSLGGLRDEAEIRGHRKTYIGAMPGRLIQNLKKAGTSNPVFVLDEIDKLGQSHQGDPSSAMLEVLDPEQNTEFYDNYLEVGYDLSKVLFIATANNINQIPWALRDRMEIINVTGYTIEEKTEIAKKYLLPKQLKEHGLNDEHLKLGKAQIEKIVEGYTRESGVRGLEKQVAKVVRYAAKSIAMEEEYNIALTSEDIETILGPARLERDKYENNDTAGVVTGLAWTSVGGDILFIESILSKGKGALSITGNLGTVMKESSTIAMKYIKSNAEDFGIKPEVLDKYDVHIHVPEGATPKDGPSAGITMLTSLVSVFTQRKVKNKVAMTGEITLRGKVLPVGGIKEKILAAKRANIKEIILCADNKKDINEINQSYLKGLKFHYVTEMSEVIDIALTKQKVKNAKKLN; encoded by the coding sequence ATGAGTAAATCAAAAATAATACATTTAGACAATTTGTCTTTACAAGATATGTTGAATGAAGATTCTGAGTTAATTCCTTTATTAACTCCAGAAGATGAAGAAATAATAAATAACGAGGAAATTCCAAGTGAATTACCAATTTTACCGTTAAGAAATACAGTTTTATTCCCAGGAGTTGTAATTCCAATTACTGCCGGAAGAGATAAATCAATTCAGCTCATAAAAGATGCAAATAAAGGTAATAAAACGATAGGAGTTGTAGCACAGCGCAATAGTGAAGTTGAAGACCCTACTTATAACGATATTTATCATACCGGCGTAGTTGCTCAAATTCTAAGAGTTCTAAAAATGCCAGATGGTAATACAACAGTTATTATTCAAGGTAAAAAGCGATTTGAAATCACAGAAATGATTCAACAAGAACCTTACATGAAAGCTAAGGTTACTGAAGCAATTGAAGAAAGAGATATCGACGATAAAAAAGAGTTTGATGCAATAATAGATTCTATTAAAGAATTGTCTTTAGAGGTAATTAAAGAAAATCCGATGTTACCTTCTGAGGCTTCTTTTGCCATTAAAAATATTCAGTCAAATTCGTTTTTGGTGAATTTTATCTCATCTAATATGGATTTAAGTGTTGGACAGAAACAAGTTCTTTTAGAGAAGGATAATTTAAAAGAAAGAGCGCTTTTAACACTAAAGAATTTAGATAAAGAATTGCAAAAGTTACAATTACGTAACGATATTCAATCTAAAACAAGATCTGATTTAGATAAGCAGCAACGTGAGTATTATTTACATCAGCAGTTAAAAACAATTCAAGAAGAATTAGGTGGCGTTTCTCATGACCAAGAGTTAGAGGAAATGAAAGCTAAGGCGAAAGATAAAAAATGGTCTAAAGAAGTAGGAGAGACGTTTGATAAAGAATTGAACAGACTTCGTAGAATGAATCCTCAAATGGCAGAATATGGTGTACAGCGTAACTATTTAGAGTTGTTGCTGGAGTTACCTTGGGGAATATATTCTGAAGATAAATTTGATCTTAAAAAGGCACAAAAGATTTTAGATCGTGATCATTTCGGGCTAGAAAAGGTTAAAGAGCGTATTATTGAGCATTTAGCAGTTTTAAAATTAAGAGGAGATATGAAATCTCCAATTATTTGTTTATACGGACCTCCAGGTGTTGGTAAAACGTCTTTAGGTAAATCTGTTGCAGAAGCTCTAGGACGTAAATATATTCGTATGTCTTTAGGAGGTTTACGAGATGAAGCAGAAATAAGAGGACATCGTAAAACTTATATTGGAGCGATGCCAGGACGTTTAATTCAAAACTTAAAAAAGGCTGGTACTTCTAATCCTGTGTTTGTACTAGATGAAATTGATAAATTAGGTCAGAGTCATCAAGGTGATCCTTCTTCAGCAATGTTAGAAGTTTTAGATCCTGAACAGAATACAGAGTTCTATGACAATTATTTAGAAGTAGGTTACGACTTATCAAAAGTACTTTTTATAGCGACTGCAAATAATATTAATCAAATTCCATGGGCTTTAAGAGATCGTATGGAAATTATTAATGTTACGGGCTATACAATTGAAGAAAAGACAGAAATTGCTAAAAAATATCTATTACCTAAGCAATTAAAAGAACATGGATTAAATGATGAACATTTAAAACTAGGAAAAGCTCAAATTGAAAAAATTGTTGAAGGATATACAAGAGAATCTGGTGTTCGTGGTTTAGAAAAGCAAGTAGCAAAAGTTGTACGTTATGCAGCTAAATCTATTGCAATGGAAGAAGAGTATAACATTGCTCTTACATCTGAAGATATTGAAACTATTTTAGGCCCGGCTCGATTAGAAAGAGACAAATATGAAAATAACGATACAGCGGGTGTTGTAACAGGATTAGCGTGGACTAGCGTTGGAGGAGATATTTTATTTATCGAATCTATTTTATCTAAAGGAAAAGGAGCTTTATCAATAACAGGAAATTTAGGAACTGTAATGAAAGAGTCTTCTACTATTGCAATGAAATATATTAAATCTAATGCTGAAGACTTTGGAATTAAACCTGAAGTTTTAGATAAATACGATGTACATATTCATGTTCCTGAAGGAGCAACTCCTAAAGATGGACCAAGTGCTGGTATTACCATGTTAACTTCTTTAGTTTCTGTATTTACACAACGCAAAGTAAAAAATAAAGTAGCTATGACTGGTGAAATTACTTTGAGAGGTAAAGTACTTCCTGTTGGTGGAATTAAAGAGAAAATATTAGCTGCTAAAAGAGCTAATATTAAAGAGATTATTCTTTGTGCTGATAATAAGAAAGATATTAATGAAATTAATCAGAGTTATCTTAAAGGATTAAAGTTTCATTATGTGACAGAAATGAGTGAAGTAATCGACATAGCGTTGACAAAGCAGAAAGTTAAAAACGCAAAAAAATTAAATTAA
- a CDS encoding thioredoxin family protein codes for MALTESNEFEIGAFAPDFTLINTIDNTTIQLSHNKGENGTAIFFICNHCPFVIHVNEELVRIANDYKTKGINCIAISSNDVVNYPQDGPVLMKENAEKLQYPFPYLYDETQEVAKAYNAACTPDLYLFDAELKCVYHGQLDNSRPGNNIPVSGEDFRNAIDVLLQDNTILENQKPSIGCNIKWK; via the coding sequence ATGGCTTTAACAGAATCTAATGAATTTGAAATTGGTGCTTTTGCTCCAGATTTTACTTTAATAAACACAATAGATAATACAACTATTCAACTATCTCATAATAAAGGAGAAAATGGAACTGCTATATTCTTCATTTGTAATCACTGTCCTTTTGTAATTCATGTTAATGAAGAATTAGTACGAATTGCTAACGATTATAAAACTAAAGGAATTAATTGTATTGCTATTAGTAGTAATGATGTAGTAAATTATCCACAAGACGGACCCGTTTTAATGAAAGAAAATGCGGAAAAACTTCAATATCCTTTTCCTTATTTATACGATGAAACTCAAGAAGTGGCAAAAGCTTATAATGCAGCTTGTACGCCAGATTTATATCTTTTTGATGCAGAGCTTAAATGCGTTTATCACGGACAATTAGATAATTCTAGACCTGGCAATAACATTCCTGTTTCTGGTGAAGATTTTAGAAATGCTATAGACGTATTATTACAAGACAATACAATTCTTGAAAATCAAAAACCAAGTATAGGTTGTAATATTAAATGGAAGTAA
- a CDS encoding SDR family NAD(P)-dependent oxidoreductase, with translation MNNVLIITGGSKGIGNAIVKKYSQENYKVYSLSRTIIDVQNVTQTPVDLLNIKEAKNALEMLIDEIKKSTITSITLINNAGRLGEIANLEHINYQDIHQSVFLNTTIPLIFSSLFINQLSELNCKKQIINISSGAAKKPYEGWSVYCSSKAALDMITATIAKEQENIEYGVKSFGIRPGVVDTNMQSQIRTTEVSNFKNVQRFIDLKNNNELYSPDYVAERIYNLDISNKLVNGQTIDLREV, from the coding sequence ATGAATAATGTTTTAATTATTACTGGTGGTAGTAAAGGTATAGGTAATGCAATTGTAAAAAAGTACTCACAAGAGAATTACAAAGTATATTCTTTGTCTAGAACCATTATTGATGTTCAAAATGTTACTCAAACTCCTGTTGATTTATTAAACATTAAAGAAGCTAAGAATGCTTTAGAAATGCTTATAGATGAGATAAAAAAATCAACAATTACTTCTATCACTTTAATCAATAATGCAGGAAGACTTGGTGAAATTGCTAATTTAGAGCATATTAATTATCAAGACATTCATCAATCTGTATTTTTAAATACAACAATTCCTCTTATTTTTTCTAGCTTATTTATTAATCAACTGTCTGAACTTAATTGTAAAAAACAGATTATTAATATTTCTTCTGGTGCTGCTAAGAAACCTTACGAAGGTTGGAGTGTTTATTGTAGCTCTAAAGCTGCTTTAGATATGATCACCGCAACAATAGCTAAAGAACAAGAAAATATAGAATATGGTGTTAAATCCTTCGGAATTCGTCCTGGTGTAGTAGATACAAATATGCAATCTCAAATTAGAACTACAGAAGTGTCTAACTTTAAAAATGTACAACGTTTTATAGATTTAAAAAATAATAACGAACTTTATTCTCCAGACTATGTTGCTGAACGTATCTATAATTTAGATATTAGTAATAAACTTGTTAATGGACAAACAATTGACTTAAGAGAAGTCTAA
- a CDS encoding glycosyltransferase family 4 protein, whose translation MNVFFVVGGGNLSAQIAQIALFIGLQREGVKIHLIGRISEEVADYIKSEDKDIVFYNMYPKGKIDEDYIEKFSELIIKHNIELVHFACGKTSRTGIRALKKFPEIKTVIYYGSASLHWHDPSAYLTYLHPRVDKIIGNSNFVYNHVRKQLFGKRKQKAVRIFKGYSVEWFKDTKPFDYTSLGIPKEAIVVCSIGNHRKVKGTKYFLEASNYLNSEKEIHFVLIGDNTDAPHLSKIKEKSKIKDRVHILGRRNDVPSLLLSCDMYVQSSLSEGFGRAISEAMCLGKPTIMTNAGGCTELIDEKSGIVVPLKDYKAIGREISNLANNDDKRIQMGKAAKERIQNVYSIERTVNETLALYKELFNE comes from the coding sequence ATGAATGTGTTTTTTGTTGTTGGTGGTGGAAATTTAAGTGCTCAAATCGCTCAAATAGCACTATTTATTGGTTTACAACGTGAAGGTGTTAAAATTCATTTAATTGGTAGAATTAGTGAAGAAGTTGCTGATTATATCAAAAGTGAAGATAAAGACATTGTTTTTTACAACATGTATCCCAAAGGAAAAATAGATGAGGATTATATTGAAAAATTTTCAGAATTAATTATCAAACATAACATAGAGCTAGTTCATTTTGCTTGTGGAAAAACGAGTAGAACTGGTATTAGAGCGTTAAAAAAATTCCCTGAAATAAAAACAGTTATTTATTACGGTTCTGCTAGTCTTCATTGGCACGACCCAAGTGCATATTTAACTTACCTTCATCCTAGAGTAGATAAGATTATTGGAAACAGTAATTTTGTATATAATCATGTTAGAAAACAGTTATTTGGTAAAAGAAAACAAAAAGCTGTTCGCATATTTAAAGGATATAGCGTAGAATGGTTTAAAGACACCAAACCTTTTGATTATACATCTTTAGGAATTCCTAAAGAGGCTATTGTTGTTTGTTCTATAGGAAATCATAGAAAAGTAAAAGGAACAAAATATTTTTTAGAAGCATCTAATTATTTGAATTCTGAAAAAGAAATCCATTTTGTTTTAATAGGTGATAATACCGACGCTCCTCACCTTTCTAAAATCAAAGAAAAGAGTAAAATTAAAGACAGAGTTCACATATTAGGAAGACGTAATGATGTTCCTTCATTATTATTAAGTTGTGATATGTATGTTCAATCTTCTTTGAGTGAAGGTTTTGGAAGAGCAATTAGTGAAGCCATGTGTTTAGGGAAACCTACAATAATGACTAATGCTGGTGGTTGTACAGAATTAATTGATGAAAAATCTGGTATTGTTGTTCCTTTAAAAGATTACAAAGCTATAGGACGAGAAATTTCTAACTTAGCTAATAATGATGACAAAAGAATTCAAATGGGGAAAGCTGCCAAAGAAAGAATACAAAATGTATACAGTATAGAAAGAACTGTAAACGAAACTTTAGCTTTATATAAAGAATTATTTAATGAATAA